GCGGTACGCCTCGCTTCGGATGAATTTTTGTCCTGTTGACGGTAAAGAAGAAGACCAACCCCCAACACGATCACTGCTGCTGCAGCGATGCTAAGTCTCTTCCAATCAAAGACCTTTATTTTAGCGGAATTGTCTTTTTCAATACGTTGCGCAATTTGGTTGTTGATTGTTGTAATTACGGTTTTATTCTGATCCATTTCAATACCTATAAGAATATCCGCCAACATGGGGTCACGTTGCGCCTCCCGTTCAAGCGCATACATCTCCGTAGGAGATAATTCGCCGTTGACGTATTTCTTTAAGTATGCTATGTCGTAATTACTGTTGCTCATTCCAAGCCTCCATGCAATTTTTTAAATTCCGTTTTCCATTCTGAATATAGCTTTTTACTTCGTTCAAGCTATAACCGGTAGATTCACTAATCTCTTTGTAACATTTTTCTTCCAAAAAGAAGAGTCTAACCGACTGTTGCTGTTTGTCTGGCAATTTTCCCAGACAGCCTTCCATGGCTGTTAGCTGTTCTTCTTTTTCATCATATTGTTCATACTGATGCATGTCTCCCGGAAATTTCACAAATTCATCCAAAGAAATTTGAGTTTTGTTCTTTTGAGACCTCAAATACATCAGACAATGGTTCTTGCTTAATACATAAAGCCACCTTGGGAAGTCCTTGATTTCTTGTTTGTTGACTTTGTATATTAATTCTTCAAAGATATTCATGACAGCATCTTTACTCAATTCGGAATCTTGGAGATACCGTAAGCAAACATAGTATACCATCTCCGTATGTCGTTGGTATAGATCACCCAATACCTGGAGCTCCTTAGACTCCTGGTA
The DNA window shown above is from Sphingobacterium thalpophilum and carries:
- a CDS encoding RNA polymerase sigma factor, which translates into the protein MFAFKSSKIDTAQDHELLLHYQESKELQVLGDLYQRHTEMVYYVCLRYLQDSELSKDAVMNIFEELIYKVNKQEIKDFPRWLYVLSKNHCLMYLRSQKNKTQISLDEFVKFPGDMHQYEQYDEKEEQLTAMEGCLGKLPDKQQQSVRLFFLEEKCYKEISESTGYSLNEVKSYIQNGKRNLKNCMEAWNEQQ